The window CGGGAGCCAGTCATCGATCTCAACTCGGAGCAACGCCTCGTTTACCTTGAGCCACTCTTCGAAGTCTGTGCGGTTGAGCTTCGAGGTCGTCCCCACAAAGCCAGGAACGGTTCCAAGTACCTCAAACAACTGCTTCTGCTCATCGGGGTCGATGTTGGGAAGTCGATCTTGGTGATATCGCTGCAGCAGGTAAGCCGCGACGTGTCTGCGCGCGATCTCATCGTTGTCCATAGTGAGCCGCGGATCCTCGACTTTTCCGCGAATCATTGCAGCAGGGTTACGGAAGTACTGATCGTCGTGCGTATCCGCGCTCCCGAACGCGACCACGGTGGCCACTGCGTTCCCACGACGTCCCGCGCGACCAGCGCGCTGCTGATAGTTGGCACGCGAAGGCGGCATGTTCCGCAGTGCAACTCCGCTCAGGCTGCCGATGTCAATTCCGACTTCCATCGTTGTCGTGCACGACAGCACGTCGACGGCTGGATGTTGCTCATCGTCCTGGCCCGGTAGTGAAACGTCGATGTCTTGGAAGAGCAGTTCGTACTGCTCAGCTCGGGAGAACACTTCATCCGATTGCGCTGCGTTCAGCTGCGCCGTGTGCTCTCGCGCGACTATTCCCATTGGCGCTTCAGGCAAAGCCTGCAGTGCGCGAGCGGCGCTTGCTCGGTAATAGCCCTTTCGCGCTTGAAAGACAGGGTCGCTGTTGGGATTTAGAACGCGAACTGCGTTCTCGCGGCAGTTGACACACTTGGACGAGCCAGGAAAGGGGCGTTGCGTGTAGCGGCAGTGCTCGCAATAGCCCCATCCCTCTGAGATGTCGAGCGCGACGTTCTCCGCAACCAGTCGATACTTGCCTCCGATCGACTCGCAGAAAGTCGCCAACAGGATCGGGAGCCATTCGTCGTTGAATTGCTTCTTCTTTGGCTTCGTTTCGAGCCACTTGGCAAGACCGTCGAATTTTCCAGCGTGGGGATGAACGCCTCCCTTTACCTTCCACCACTCGCCCTCCTGCATCGACTGGAACCAGATTCCCTTGGTCGCCCAGAAGCCGAGCCAGATCCGAACGAGTGCCAGCTTCTCCTCATCCGTTTTGGCAACACCCTCGATGTCTGGGAGCTTGGGAAGCAGGGCCTTGCGTTTTGCTCCTTTCTCACGGAGCGTGGCGAGCCCCAGCGACGAGAGTCCGTAATACTTATCTGTCAGAGTCGCGTACATCGCGCGGAGCAGCGACACCGGGGGTGTCGGCTGCAAAATCATCAGTCCCAACAGCTGCGAAGTTTCCCCAGTCAGCGCACCCGCAGCGACCTTCGCGACGACCTCATCCAGAATCTTCATTGACTCTGCCGGTCTAAGTTCCGGCCGTAGTCGCGCTTTCAGCGCAGTCGCTCCCACCATCGTCGCCAGGAACATCTGCTGCAGGCTGAGCTCGTCGCGAATCATGTCCTGAGCATCGAGATCGGTCCATCCGCGAAGTAGAAGTGGGCGGATCACGTCTCGCATCGAGTAGTTCTGAAGATTCGGTGCAAGGCGTGCTGCAACTTGGCGCGAGTCCGAGAACGCAAGCACCTTCCGACCCCGCAGTGGTGCGAACTCGCTGTATTCCCGGCTCGGAGGTTGCACTTCGATCTGTCGGGTCACGAGCGCTTGGAATGGCTGGTCGCCCTTGGTCTGGTGGTCCTGAACAGAAGAGCGCCCGTACCCAGCTGAGCGCTCGCAGACTCCGCACGGCTTGAACTCGCCATTCGCATTTGTTTGATCATGCTCATCGTCGTCGCCCTCGGTGGTGATAAGTTCGCCGCCGCGAAGTTCGGGTAGATAGACGCTTCGGACTCTCGTGCCTAGCTTCTTAGAATCGAGCGCGCCGGTGACCAGGTCAAGGTCGGCAAGCTTCGTGTGGATCGTCGGGCTTTCGAGTAGGAGGTCCAGAGCAAAGAGTTCGGGAACAGATCCTGCTGCTGCCTGGAACGCTCCGCCTTGCTCATGCCACAAATACGACGGTTCGATTAGGTCGTCCGTGTAGGCGCGCGCGTATGAGGAACCACAATGGCGGCACGTGAAATATTCGAAGACTCGAGCTCCGCAGGCGCAGGCGGAGCGCGGCTGGTGATAGAGCTTTCCGATAGGACCGGTTCCGCGCAGGCTCTCGTCAAGCGCGTCGCAGTCAGGGTCAAGGCATGCCCACAAGCCGGGAAGCCCGCGAAAAAAACCGTGCACGCGGCACGGCAACAGCCCTGGCTCGTCGGGACTCTGGCGCGCCGCGCTCCCGAGAGCCAATAGCGTAGACGCTGCCCGATCAGCGATCGCCCGCTCCACCAGGGGAAACACCTCTGCGCCCAGTTCGCTCACGGGCTGCGCCTTCTGCATCGTTGCGTTCACCAGAAGGGCCAGAGGCTCAAAATCATGGAGCGCCTCGTACAACAACTCAGCAAGTGGACGATCGCTAAGCGCAACACCTCGATAGTTGAGCAATCCCGCAATCGCGACAACCTTGTCAGCGTCTGAGTCGGCTTCGTAATAGTCCCGAATCGGGAGGGACATCAGCATTCCAGCATCAGCGGCGGTTCCCGTCGCAGCCGGAGCTCCGAGCTTGAGCTCACCCTCGACGGTCCGGAAGTCTGCAATGTCTTTACCGCTGAGCTGCGCCGCAAACTCGCGCGCGTACTCCGCGCTGGCAAAGCTAGCGCTGGTTGTGATCACCTGCAGACGTTCCGGGGTGATGCCAAGACGAGCCCGGAGACGCCTGAGCAGCAATGCGACTTCTGCACCTGCCGCGCCCCGGTACAAGTGAGCCTCATCGACGATCAGCATGAACCGTTCTTGCGGATTGTCCGCAAGCCATTTGCGCGTCTCATCAAAGACTGGTCGCTCGAGCGGCCGCATCAGCATGTACTCCAACATTGAGTAGTTGGTGATGATGACGTCTGGAGGCGACGCGAGTACCTCATGGCGAGTCAGCAGCTCTGGGTCATCAGGTTGCATAACCGCCCGAATGAAGTTGCCATCCTTGTCCTGCCAACGACTTCCTTTGTCGCCGAACCACTTCTTAATGTCGGGCTTTGCTGGCCATTTCCCCCTCGCCTGAAGCTTCTCAATCAGCGCCACTGCCTCGGAGTGCCATTCGGCTTTTGGATTTTCAGCGCGATCTTGAAGGAGTACGTAAAAGTCTTCGATTGAGCCCAGCCGGCGCTGATCCCTCTCTCTCGTGCGCACTCCGGGGTACAAAGTGCGGCTCGTGTAGCGGGCGAACCGTGCCGGTCTCCCTGCCCAAGCGTTGAACTGGGTGGTAACCCGAGGGTCGCCTAAGAGTCGCCGGAGACGCCCGAGTTGGTCGTTGACAAGAGCGTTCATCGGATAAAGGATCATCGCGCGGACCGCGGGTGCAGCAAAAGATTGCGGTCGATGTGCTGCTTCCGTCGCAAGTTTTGCGACCATTGGCAGGAGAAAGGACTCTGTCTTGCCGGAGCCGGTACCAGTGGTCACGGCCAAGCTCGAGCCATCCCGACATGCCCATTCGAGGGCGTTTGCTTGATGGGTGTAGGGAGGGTCGAACAGCAGCGGGTCGAGCCCGCCCACGCGCTGCGTGAGCGCTGCGAACAGTTGTTGCACTGCGGCGTCGAGTTCGAGATCAGAGAACCTTCGCTCGGTACGATACCGCGGCGTGCTCTCGATAAACGGCTCGCGAAAGATCACCCCCTCCTTGTTCAGCAGCTCACGACGTTGTTCGATCACCATCGGATGACCGACGTGGTAAGTCGCCTCGATGTAGTCTCGGAGAGCCGCCTGGATATCGTCGATCGTCTCGGCAATCGTTGGTGCTTCGCCTGTCAAGGTTTCCCTTCCAATGAGTTTGACTTCATCCAAGTCATGTTGGTGAGTAGTTCGATCACCCCAGGCATCGCCCCGGTCGGCACCCGATAAGCAAACAGAGCGCCCGTCGCCTCGAGGGCAAGGCCGACGAGTTGGAGGTAGCGTTCGGCGAATCCGGGAATCGGGGAAAAGAACTTGACCACAACCGCGGTCCCTGATCCGAACGGCTCGACAGCGAATCGCTGGGGCTCGCCGCGCACGGCATCGATGGCCATCTGAAATCGCCAGGCCTCATCTCGACCTGGAACGACCGAATTGTCGATCGGGAATTCGATCATTCGTTTGGGGACCCCGTCGTCCAGTCGCACGACACACCAGAGGTCCGCCCCATATGCCTGGGGCCGGCGGGCCGTGAAATCTCCAGTGTCGGCTGCTTTTGGTGCTCGCCAACGGCCTCGGTAGTACCTCACGTTTGAACGTGGGTCGATCACCTGGAGGCCTTCGATGCCACCAGAGGAGGGTGTCGCGTCTATGCGACTCGTGATCCGTCCTATCAATGAGTCAGCTGATTCGGTCGCAGGCGTGGCGACCCAGCGCCCACGTTCGATTGGACGGAGTCCGGCATCCGCGAGCCGCTCAGCCGCGTTCACCGGGTCGATTCGAATAGCGCGAGTGTGGCCCTCTCGCTCAACAAGCGGCGCGAGTTCGAAATCGACGAGAGACACGCCAAAGGGACGAACTCCCGAGATGAGATACGTTCCTGGTTCTCGCTCGATGTACGAAGGTGGACCAAGGTATAGGAGTCGGACTGAACGATCTTCGTCTCGTCTCAACTCAAGCAGATCCCCTGCCGCCACCAACAAGTCGAGCAGATCTGTCAGTCTCTCGCGAGTAACTTCGCCATCACTTGAAACTGGGCTGACAGCGCCCAGAACCGCGCTGACGAGTCGGCTGGGACTGGTGGGGCACATAAATGATGCAGCACGTCTGAGCGATGCGGAAAGCCCCTCTCGGCTCGCGAGGCCGACCGTTTCATGGTCGAGTCCAAGGATCCGAACCGACAGTGCGGACGCCTCAGCCGCGCTTAGGTTGGATACAGCCATCAGAAGCCTCTCCCGACGAACTGAGGATCGTTGAGCGCGCGAGTCCCAAGCACCGCAAACCGCGCCGCTCGCAAGAGCACAGGCGAGTCGATGACATTACGGAGAAGAGCAACCCGGTCGTTCGCCGACCAGGCGATAATGCGACCCGGCTGGCCCGCGAAAGTTAGGAGAAAGCGAGCGGCAGACGGCTGGTTGGCTACCCCGTTCTCTTTCAGAGTGGATGCAAGTACCTCGTCGAAACCAGAAACAAAACTGACTGGCTCTGACCACCGATACAAGTTCCGACCTATGTCTGCTGCAAGGGACTTATGGCTCGCGGTGATGCCCACCGACTCTTGCATCTCCTCAAGATAGTCAGCCGGTTCCTCTGCCCGCGCCAGCTTTCGTTCCAGAGCAGCCCAATGAGATCCGCCAAGAACGCTTGCATTCGCGCGTGCAATCGCGTCAAGCACGTCACCCTGTTCGTGTACAGCGAACGCATCAGCGGGCAATTCGGCCCTGGCCCACATGTGGTGTGCGTCGACGTAGCTCATCACTCCCGCAATCGTCTTACTCAGTTCCGGGACGGATGGATTCGCTCTTCCGAGGGCCAGAACTGCGTTCGGATTGGTCGGAGCGAGCGCTGCCAGTCGTGCGTCGCCAGCTGTGGCACACAGCAGTCCACCGCGGGGCAAAAGCGGAACCGGGTTTCCCCGCTCGCAGACAATCCCTTTGAATGGAGTTTCGACCGCGAAGTAGGTGACTTCCGTATCACCGCCGTCAGTCCGGTCGTGGAGCTTGGCTATCTTCTCATCACCTCGACCACGTTTCAGAAATTGCCATCGAAGGGGTCGAAAGCCGCGTTCAAAAGTCAGAGATGCCAAGCCAAGGCCGTCACGGTGCGCTTCAATCACGCACACTTCAGCATCCTCGTACGCGTTTCCAAAAAGTCGATCTGCACGAATAATTTCGGCAAGCGAAGCCCACTCGTCGCCATCGATCGGCAGCACGACTTTTCGACGGATCAGCGCAATCTCGGCGTTCTCTGCATTGCGGAGACGTACGACAATCTCTGCCGATGCGCCCGGCGCACAATCGACCGTGATGGTCGCGCGCCCGTCCCAAAGTTCGGCCAACGTCGGGCGTGCCGGCGATGCCAGCATGCGAATTCCCTCACCCTTACTTGCGTTCTCGGGTCGAACCAGCGGATCACGTACGGTGATGGCCAGCACGCCGGTCGAAAGTTCACGATCGTCGGCGCCGATGACGACGGCGCTAATTGAGTGCGCACCCACTTCCAACTCGTCAACGGCAAGGATCAGCTCAGAATGCCCCTCTGACCACGGCACAAAGTGGGGATGTCCGTCGACTGTTACGAGACAGCGGACTGGTATCAGCTCTGATCGGATCCCGATGATTGCGGACTCACCGGCCAGCCATTCCGCCGCGCCCTCACCATCCCAAGAACTCGCGACGATCCCGACAGGGCGAACTGTGATCGTGGAAAGCGTTGACAGCCCTATGGAGACAAGAAGTGCAGCGTCATTCTCGCTTAGTTGCTCCGGGACATCGAGTCGATACGCTGCAGCGCCCGTCGCGCGCAAGGGAATGGGTTCGCACCAGGGCAGAGGTGGAGGAGCCTGCTCAATCGCTCCAACGAGAATGTAACTGTGGCTCGGTCGGAGAAATCCCCCCTTCACCTCGACCGCTAGTCCAGTTCCCTGGGTTCGGTATAGCCACCACGGCCCTCGGGAAATTACGCACTGGTCGGCGAGGATGGTGTTGACGGCGCCAGAACCTCGCTCGAGTGTCACGAACGGTTGCAACGGATCAGGCCACGAGTCGAATCGAACTTCTTGCCCTGGGAACACGAGGCCGCCTTTAGGCACTGGCCTACTGGCACCAGTCACGACCCCTCGGCACGACCGAAGTTCTTCATAGACGTGCGGGAGGCGCTCGCTGAGAGAGGTCATGTCCGGCAGTTCTGCGTAAGCGTTCCAAACACCATCAAGCAGGCGCATAAACAACTTGGGATCCGTGGCGAGCGGTTGTCGTGCGAGCGTGGCAGTCTTTCGGCCAGTCATCCGGCTTCCGCCGAAGCCACTGGAGCGAACACGACTGGCCGCCTGCCGCGCCGAAGCGAGCCATTGCCGAGACTCTCTTTCTCTCGAGAGACCTTCTACCAGCCGGTCAAGTGTCGACTTCACCAGATAAGGCGACTCTTCTTCTTCGCCCGACAGCAGTGCCGCAGCTACGCGCCCCAGCAAAGCAGTATTCTGGCAAAAGATGCGGAAGCGGTCGCTGTATAGGTGAGCGCGCACTGCTAGGCGCTCACCCAATTCATCCAGGTCATTCAGCAGCGTCGATGTTAGACCTGCCCGGAATTCGAACAGAAGTTGCGCGAGTTGCCGCTGCAAATAGACCGGCAGGACAGCGTGGCTAAGCGGCCAGGAAATAATCGTGAATGTCTTAGCAAACGCCCCGGACGGTACTACGCCGCCGTAGTCGTGGGCGAACTTGGAAAACCAGAGTTTGATCCAGTGGCGCTGGTCAGATTGCCAGCCCGGCGTTGCGGTCTCAAAGCTCGTCCAATACTCGTTGCCGACGTAGTCGTAGCCGGACTCGGCGGCGTAGACCACGAAGGGCAGCCACCAAGTCCGATACTTCGCGCCGAGCCCGCTCGAGATAGCCGAGCGGACGCTGCTTTCGAGAAGCTGATAGTCGGCCTGACTTAGAGCGTGTTCCAACGCAAAGACCGGAGAAGGCGGCGCCAACGAGTCGCGCTTGCCGTGGAGATCAGTGAAGTGCTCGTGAAGCTTCTGATGGAGGTATGCCAGCAAATCGATGGTAGTGGTGGCTTGAACGATCGACATTCGAACATCACCTCCCCCAGGTCATGGCGGCGAAACTTGCCACTCCCCTCATCTTTGTGGGAGCCACCGACATTTTGACACGACAGTTCCGACGACATGAGAATTGTTGCATCTTCTTCGCACCATACACGTCGACGGGAATGCTGGGGATTGCAACCAGGATAGCTACAGCGCGCTCGCACGGGCGGTCTCCGAACACGCAGCATTCACCGAAATGCCGTGATCAGAATGGTGCCAGTCACGACCACGCAAGAATCACTATGCGCGTCCGAGCCTTCCCGTGGTCGGGTCGGCAGGGCCATTCGGTGCCAGCCTCGCTGCGGGCTCGGTGGCGGTTACAGAAAGCAGGTCCCGGAGCTTCGACGCCTGGTAGGCACGCCGCATGTCACCAAGTGTCAAGCGATCGGTGGACGCATCTGCTGATACCTCTTGGAGGGCGAATCGAACCACCGTCGGCGGCAATTTGTGGTCTGCCGGCATGGAACCGAGCCCGATTCTCGATAGCGGCATCCGTTTCTAGACGACCGCGATGACGGACTGCATGCGACAGTCATCGTTACCAGCAACTCCCACTGCTGTTCTCGTTCCACTCGGTGCACCGTTGCCCTCGAACTGCGCA is drawn from Salinibacterium hongtaonis and contains these coding sequences:
- a CDS encoding DEAD/DEAH box helicase, giving the protein MDEVKLIGRETLTGEAPTIAETIDDIQAALRDYIEATYHVGHPMVIEQRRELLNKEGVIFREPFIESTPRYRTERRFSDLELDAAVQQLFAALTQRVGGLDPLLFDPPYTHQANALEWACRDGSSLAVTTGTGSGKTESFLLPMVAKLATEAAHRPQSFAAPAVRAMILYPMNALVNDQLGRLRRLLGDPRVTTQFNAWAGRPARFARYTSRTLYPGVRTRERDQRRLGSIEDFYVLLQDRAENPKAEWHSEAVALIEKLQARGKWPAKPDIKKWFGDKGSRWQDKDGNFIRAVMQPDDPELLTRHEVLASPPDVIITNYSMLEYMLMRPLERPVFDETRKWLADNPQERFMLIVDEAHLYRGAAGAEVALLLRRLRARLGITPERLQVITTSASFASAEYAREFAAQLSGKDIADFRTVEGELKLGAPAATGTAADAGMLMSLPIRDYYEADSDADKVVAIAGLLNYRGVALSDRPLAELLYEALHDFEPLALLVNATMQKAQPVSELGAEVFPLVERAIADRAASTLLALGSAARQSPDEPGLLPCRVHGFFRGLPGLWACLDPDCDALDESLRGTGPIGKLYHQPRSACACGARVFEYFTCRHCGSSYARAYTDDLIEPSYLWHEQGGAFQAAAGSVPELFALDLLLESPTIHTKLADLDLVTGALDSKKLGTRVRSVYLPELRGGELITTEGDDDEHDQTNANGEFKPCGVCERSAGYGRSSVQDHQTKGDQPFQALVTRQIEVQPPSREYSEFAPLRGRKVLAFSDSRQVAARLAPNLQNYSMRDVIRPLLLRGWTDLDAQDMIRDELSLQQMFLATMVGATALKARLRPELRPAESMKILDEVVAKVAAGALTGETSQLLGLMILQPTPPVSLLRAMYATLTDKYYGLSSLGLATLREKGAKRKALLPKLPDIEGVAKTDEEKLALVRIWLGFWATKGIWFQSMQEGEWWKVKGGVHPHAGKFDGLAKWLETKPKKKQFNDEWLPILLATFCESIGGKYRLVAENVALDISEGWGYCEHCRYTQRPFPGSSKCVNCRENAVRVLNPNSDPVFQARKGYYRASAARALQALPEAPMGIVAREHTAQLNAAQSDEVFSRAEQYELLFQDIDVSLPGQDDEQHPAVDVLSCTTTMEVGIDIGSLSGVALRNMPPSRANYQQRAGRAGRRGNAVATVVAFGSADTHDDQYFRNPAAMIRGKVEDPRLTMDNDEIARRHVAAYLLQRYHQDRLPNIDPDEQKQLFEVLGTVPGFVGTTSKLNRTDFEEWLKVNEALLRVEIDDWLPSELAELRAEILANFVNATLKELDRALKIDAHGSTPEASEGDLAPKQNEVELDGPSEDGAELPGEERSQTNLLDRLLYEGVLPRYAFPTDVVSFHVFDVNKSERFNTSYQYTPSQGLNVALSQYAPGKVVWIDNKEWTSGAIYSPMQADRFKAWQERWLYFECSVCHYAMHVRSTEAEKGEERECPACGTPESFGKAMNWMRPPGFAHRATKDPGTSPDDAPAVSYATRAKLVAEGPGEDGKWAGLSDRVIQAYQRSTLLVTNTGPNNEGYNYCTICGLIEPVKNASGEVFGSHKKPYPDEKNQDCPGSRSSKGLVLGTDFKSDVLLVRLRVDSPVRLRPEWLSTHVALRTLAEALTIAATQKLGIEASEIQAEYRPALTPLGHKGEEAEIYLYDTLAGGAGFTRRVQEFGVSIFTDALDRLENCPAGCDESCYQCLRSFRNRFEHGLLDRKVGASLLRYLLFGESPTLDQARLDLSADKLFADLESRDLPDTVFKRNEVVEVPGLGRITAPILATRSGQTWIIGVHGPLTLDVAPTQDLYDAKEYGGLQVPLIDDMVISRNLPFATNSVIKALS